One genomic window of Anticarsia gemmatalis isolate Benzon Research Colony breed Stoneville strain chromosome 23, ilAntGemm2 primary, whole genome shotgun sequence includes the following:
- the LOC142982994 gene encoding protein lifeguard 3-like gives MAENNNTVNTEALEPTIQKDTIIDIAITEANETLQSVDKRERIKWGILRIHSKGFPHKLLHRGLHLGISNRRVFHLKVISSRGIHHRKGIRRRAILRKDTPKNIHKGIHHRGIHRVTQRKATHKAILNKATHNKDTHKDSHHQDLLQVDDQPLTYDPESRNSFVALVMSIVAAMLLVTAGFIVVVLTSEDLREFFEDAGIFIMIPAVIGLLICQYAFMCSPCARNPPCSIFILILAVVCMSVIAAKISAHYETKIVVYAFFSTAAIVACCVGLACTSFDFTAWLLYVVVIGFAFFAISMVIFMGMMITGTYMKPVHLAILIVGTLIQTVMLVIELQMILGGKAVEIGESDYAMAAFMLYTSIMDIFIKMVQILGLLDD, from the exons ATGGCAGAGAACAACAATACAGTAAATACTGAAGCTTTAGAGCCAACAATTCAAAAGGACACAATCATAGATATAGCAATAACAGAAGCTAACGAAACACTTCAAAGTGTTGACAAAAGAGAACGAATCAAATG GGGTATCCTCAGGATCCACAGCAAGGGTTTCCCCCACAAGCTCCTCCACAGGGGTTTACACCTCGGGATCAGCAACCGCAGGGTTTTCCACCTCAAGGTCATCAGCAGCAGGGGTATCCACCACCGCAAGGGTATCCGCCGCAGGGCTATCCTCCGCAAGGATACCCCCAAGAATATTCACAAGGGTATCCACCACAGGGGTATCCACAGGGTTACCCAGCGCAAGGCTACCCACAAGGCTATCCTCAACAAAGCTACCCACAACAAGGATACCCACAAGGATTCCCACCACCAGGACCTCCTCCAGGTCGA CGATCAGCCTTTGACCTACGATCCTGAATCAAGGAACTCTTTCGTCGCATTGGTGATGTCAATTGTAGCTGCCATGTTGCTTGTTACTGCTGGCTTTATTGTCGTTGTATTAACATC CGAGGATTTGAGAGAATTCTTTGAAGACGCAGGCATCTTTATCATGATACCAGCAGT AATCGGGTTGTTGATTTGCCAATATGCGTTTATGTGCTCACCATGTGCTCGTAACCCACCTTGCAGTATTTTCATTCTGATTCTTGCg GTAGTATGTATGAGTGTTATAGCGGCAAAGATATCGGCTCATTATGAAACTAAGATTGTCGTCTATGCTTTCTTTTCGACTGCAGCTATTGTCGCATGCTGTGTTGGCCTGGCTTGTACTTCG tttgatTTCACTGCCTGGTTGCTCTACGTGGTTGTTATAGGGTTTGCGTTTTTCGCTATATCTATGGTAATATTCATGGGAATGATGATCACGGGGACTTATATGAAACCAGTGCATTTAGCTATACTGATTGTAGGGACTTTAATACAGACTGTG ATGTTAGTGATAGAACTCCAAATGATTCTTGGCGGTAAAGCCGTGGAAATAGGCGAGAGTGACTACGCGATGGCCGCTTTCATGCTCTACACTTCTATAATGGACATATTCATTAAAATGGTACAAATATTAGGGCTATTAGATGAttga
- the LOC142983149 gene encoding uncharacterized protein LOC142983149, whose protein sequence is MVNCTYKCLLLLFIVVSFVIAMDPVKYSLDNADRLFEHFIETYKKTYASEQEKAERFEIFKSNLLESNHLNEASDNAVFGITKFSDLTKEEFAKFGIKGTKA, encoded by the exons ATGGTAAATTGTACATACAAGTGCCTTTTGCTACTCTTTATCGTGGTTAGTTTCGTGATAGCAATGGACCCAGTAAAGTACTCTCTAGACAATGCAGACAGGCTTTTCGAACATTTTATTGAGACGTACAAGAAGACCTATGCCAGTGAACAAGAGAAGGCTGAACGCTTCGAAATATTCAAGTCCAATCTGTTAGAATCTAATCATCTGAATGAAGCAAGCGATAATGCTGTTTTCG GAATTACGAAATTTTCGGATTTAACCAAGGAGGAGTTTGCAAAGTTTGGAATTAAGGGTACGAAAGCTTGA